In Drosophila santomea strain STO CAGO 1482 chromosome 3L, Prin_Dsan_1.1, whole genome shotgun sequence, a single window of DNA contains:
- the LOC120447615 gene encoding kallikrein-4: protein MSSQNLLVLLVISFILIYNCRGHAFENASLTSLNRGKRLSDADFDDDAIELSKFCVSLRSRTADKFFGDNHFCSGVILAPMFVMTSAHCLINKRRVLISSRVLLIVAATLNRLKYIPSRTFVTPVSQIWLPDSFTMRNKQDFGLLKVEKPFPNHNEHISIARLPVHPPLPGLKCKVMGWGRMYKGGPLASHILYIDVEVIDSKRCARMLGVKHMEFVCAVDNDDRTAQQPCGGDWGAPMMNNGTVYGIVTVLSGCGISNLPSLYTNVYSNVNWITEKMISSAGSLLLVPAFIRYLIIALMYVTPFCNFLMQFKISKCV, encoded by the exons ATGAGTAGTCAAAATTTGTTGGTTTTGCTAGTGATTTCATTTATTCTAATTTATAACTGCCGTGGACATGCTTTTGAAAATGCATCTCTTACCTCCTTAAATCGTGGTAAACGCCTATCCGATGCCGATTTCGATGACGATGCGATTGAATTATCAAAGTTTTGTGTATCTCTAAGGTCGCGAACTGCCGACAAATTCTTTGGGGACAATCATTTCTGCTCAGGCGTTATCCTGGCTCCAATGTTCGTCATGACCTCCGCGCACTGTTTGATAAA CAAACGAAGGGTTTTGATATCCAGTCGAGTCCTGCTCATTGTGGCTGCGACTCTCAATCGGCTGAAATACATTCCGAGCAGGACATTTGTTACTCCTGTATCGCAGATTTGGTTGCCCGATAGCTTCACAATGCGCAATAAACAGGATTTCGGACTGTTGAAGGTGGAGAAGCCGTTCCCAAATCACAATGAGCATATTTCCATAGCTAGATTGCCCGTTCATCCGCCGCTGCCAGGTCTGAAATGTAAAGTCATGGGATGGGGTCGAATGTATAAG GGTGGTCCTCTTGCCTCGCATATCCTGTACATCGACGTGGAGGTGATAGATTCCAAGAGGTGCGCCAGGATGCTGGGTGTCAAACACATGGAGTTCGTGTGCGCCGTGGACAATGATGATCGTACTGCCCAGCAGCCGTGTGGCGGGGATTGGGGTGCTCCAATGATGAACAACGGCACGGTCTACGGAATCGTGACTGTTCTCTCCGGATGTGGCATCAGCAACTTGCCATCCCTGTACACCAATGTGTATAGCAATGTGAATTGGATCACCGAAAAAATGATCAGCAGTGCAGGTAGCCTCCTACTTGTCCCAGCCTTCATTCGATACCTTATTATTGCACTCATGTATGTGACAcctttttgtaattttctaatgcaatttaaaatatctaAGTGTGTATAG